From the genome of Hydrogenobacter hydrogenophilus:
CTATGAACTTTACGATCTGTTTGTGTTTTTTGTTTCTCATTCTAATATTATCTCCCCATTGTGGGGAGCTTTTTTGCTATTTTTTAAACAGTCTCAAAGCTGGGAAAATACCCGAAAGCTTATCTTAGAGGAAAACCAACTCCTTACACTCGTAGATATAACTGAAGCTTTCCAAAGGGTAAAGTTGGAGCAAGTGATAGTTATATGTAGAAAATTGAAAAATCATAGCTTGAATTATATCTTCAAAACAGGTGATTACTGGAGAGACAAAATACAGATAAATTCACAGATAAGTTCTGATTTGGCAAGAAAGTTAGGAATTTTACCAATATATATAGACAATCAAAAGCTTACCATCTACCAAAAACTCATTAGTGGTAGCGAACCATTAGGCATTATAACTAAAACCTTTAGAGGTTTGCAATATCAAAGCAGATTGGCACAAGAAGGCTATGAAGTTTTAAGAGGTGATAACATAAAAAAGTATAGAACCATCAAACCGTTAGATAAAGTAGCCTTATCAAGTGAAGGGTTAAATAACCAAAAAGTCCAAAAACTGATGAAGCCTAAAATCGTTTCACAAAACATCATAGCTCATGTAAAAAATCCTTATGACAGAATTATAGTTATGGCTACCTACGATAAAGATGGTTTGCTTACGCTGGATACTGTTATGAATACATATATATTGTCAAAGGACTATTCATATGAATACATACTTGGAATTTTAAATTCACGACTTGCGGAATGGTTCTATTATTGGTTTATTTATAACAGAGCGGTAAGAACTATGCATTTTGACGAGTATTATATGGGAAGATTGCCAATAAAGAAAATTACCCCCCAAAACCAGCACATAGTCCAGCAGATAGAAAACCTTGTAGATCAAATACTAAACCTTACCCAATCTGAGGACTACGAAACCAACCCAACCAAACAAGCCCAAGTCCAAGAACTTGAAAAACAGATAGATAAGCTTGTTTATGAGCTTTACGGACTCACTCCAGAAGAGATAGCAATAATAGAAGGCAACGCTTAGGTCATTTCATCTAAAAAGGTGTATATTTTTATAGCATGGTTTTGCGCCTGAGGATAAGAAGAGAAGACCCCCAAAAGGGAACATGCTATTACCAAAGCTTTGAGGTCCCCTACGAAGAGGGCATGACTTTTCTCTCTGCCTTTCAGAAGATAAAAGAGCAGTATGACGAGACGCTTACCTTTAGGCAGTTCTGTAGGGCAGGTATATGTGGCACTTGTACCGTGTATATAAACGGCTTTCCAAAGCTTGCCTGTAAGGAACAGGTCCTACCCTATGTCATCTCCAACACGGAGGTGATCATAGAACCCCTCAAGGGCTTTAGGGTAATAAGGGACTTGGCGGTGGATAACGAGAAGGTAATAAGAAAGATAAAAGAGATCAGGGCTTGGATAAAGGAGTATGCAGGAGACCCAAGGATACCCCCAGAAGTGAGCAAAAAGTTAGAAAGCTCTGCGGATTGCATACTGTGTTTTGCATGTCAATCCTACTGCCCGCAGGTGATGGAAGAGGAGTACGCAGGTCCCCTTATCTTTGCAAAACTCTATAGGTTCTTAGAAGATCCAAGGGAAGAAAATTCTCAAGTGAGACTCGTACAGGCTATACAAGAAGGTAATCTCTATCACTGTCTTTCTTGCAACAAGTGTAATCATGTGTGCCCAAAGGAAGTAGAGCCAGCAACGCTTATA
Proteins encoded in this window:
- a CDS encoding TaqI-like C-terminal specificity domain-containing protein gives rise to the protein YELYDLFVFFVSHSNIISPLWGAFLLFFKQSQSWENTRKLILEENQLLTLVDITEAFQRVKLEQVIVICRKLKNHSLNYIFKTGDYWRDKIQINSQISSDLARKLGILPIYIDNQKLTIYQKLISGSEPLGIITKTFRGLQYQSRLAQEGYEVLRGDNIKKYRTIKPLDKVALSSEGLNNQKVQKLMKPKIVSQNIIAHVKNPYDRIIVMATYDKDGLLTLDTVMNTYILSKDYSYEYILGILNSRLAEWFYYWFIYNRAVRTMHFDEYYMGRLPIKKITPQNQHIVQQIENLVDQILNLTQSEDYETNPTKQAQVQELEKQIDKLVYELYGLTPEEIAIIEGNA
- a CDS encoding succinate dehydrogenase/fumarate reductase iron-sulfur subunit, with amino-acid sequence MVLRLRIRREDPQKGTCYYQSFEVPYEEGMTFLSAFQKIKEQYDETLTFRQFCRAGICGTCTVYINGFPKLACKEQVLPYVISNTEVIIEPLKGFRVIRDLAVDNEKVIRKIKEIRAWIKEYAGDPRIPPEVSKKLESSADCILCFACQSYCPQVMEEEYAGPLIFAKLYRFLEDPREENSQVRLVQAIQEGNLYHCLSCNKCNHVCPKEVEPATLIREIMTYGG